The Opitutaceae bacterium genome has a window encoding:
- a CDS encoding thymidylate synthase yields the protein MKEYHRLLRLVLDEGRLKTDRTGTGTRAVFGAQARFPLADGFPMVTTKKLHVRSIFHELLWFLKGETNLRYLHENKVTIWDEWADENGDLGRVYGAQWRDWRKPDGGRVDQIAQVVEQIRRNPDSRRHLVCAWNPGEIDQMALPPCHALFQFFVQDGELSLQLYQRSADIFLGVPFNIASYALLLLMVAQVCGLKPGAFVHTFGDLHLYSNHVEQAKLQLSRDCRKLPDVKLNPDVREIDAFRYEDIEVIGYDPHPAIKAPIAV from the coding sequence ATGAAAGAGTATCACCGACTGTTGCGCCTCGTCCTCGATGAGGGACGCTTGAAGACGGACCGAACCGGTACCGGCACCCGGGCCGTTTTCGGCGCACAGGCCCGTTTCCCGTTGGCCGATGGGTTTCCCATGGTCACGACGAAGAAGCTTCATGTGCGTTCGATCTTTCATGAGCTGCTCTGGTTCCTCAAGGGGGAGACAAATCTGCGTTACCTGCACGAGAACAAGGTGACGATCTGGGACGAATGGGCGGATGAGAACGGAGACCTCGGGCGTGTTTACGGGGCGCAATGGCGCGATTGGCGCAAACCGGATGGTGGGCGTGTCGATCAGATCGCCCAGGTGGTTGAGCAGATCCGCCGCAATCCGGATAGCCGGCGTCACCTGGTCTGCGCGTGGAATCCGGGAGAGATCGATCAGATGGCCCTGCCGCCCTGCCACGCCCTCTTCCAGTTCTTTGTTCAGGACGGCGAACTGAGCCTTCAGCTCTACCAGAGAAGCGCGGACATCTTTCTGGGCGTGCCTTTCAATATCGCGTCCTATGCCCTTCTCCTGCTGATGGTGGCACAGGTCTGCGGACTCAAGCCGGGAGCCTTTGTCCACACCTTCGGCGACCTCCACCTCTATTCGAATCACGTCGAGCAGGCAAAGCTACAGCTCTCGCGCGATTGCCGAAAGCTTCCTGACGTAAAGTTAAACCCGGATGTCCGGGAAATCGATGCCTTCCGCTACGAGGACATCGAAGTCATCGGCTATGATCCCCACCCGGCGATCA